Part of the Natrialbaceae archaeon AArc-T1-2 genome, GGCTCTCGGTCAGCGAATCGTACTCGACGCCCTCGGCCGCGAGTTTGATCTCGGCGATCTCTCTGTCGAGTTCGTCGGGGACGTCGTGGACGCCGGGTTCGTACGTCTCGGCGTGTGCACACTCGAGCAGCTCCCGGACACAGACGGCCTGCACGCCGAAGCTCTGGTCCATCACCTCGACGGGGTGGCCGAGCGAGACGGGCGCGGCGAGGTTGACCAGCCGTCCTTCGGCGACGACGTTCAGTCGGCGACCGTCCTCGAGTTCGTAGGCGTCGACGCCCTCCCTGGCTTCGTACCGATCGACCGCGAGCTCTGCGAGTGCCTCGAGGTCGATCTCGATGTCGAAGTGGCCGGCGTTCGCGAGTACGACGCCGTCGTCCATTTTCTCGAAGTGCTCTTCGACGATGACGTCGCGGTTGCCCGTCGTCGTGAGGAAGACGTCGCCCATCTCGGCCGCTTCCGCCATGGGCATCACGTCGTAGCCCTCCATGTGGGCCTCGAGCGCGCGCCGTGGCTCGACTTCGGTGACGATGACGTTCGCGTTCTGGCCCGCTGCCTTCCGGGCGACGCCCTTGCCACAGTAGCCGAAGCCGGCGACGACGACGTCTTTGCCAGCCCACGAGAGGTTCGTCGTCATTGCAATCGAGGCGAGCGATGACTCGCCGGTGCCGTGGACGTTGTCGAACAGGCGTTTCATCGGCGTGTCGTTGACCGCGAAGACGGGGTACTCGAGCGCCCCGTCTTCGTCCATCGCGCGCAGCCGATGGACGCCCGTCGTCGTCTCTTCGGCACCGCCGACGATGCCGTCGATTAACTCGGGGTGATCCTCGTGGATCGCCGCGACGAGGTCCATCCCGTCGTCGACCGTGATCGTGGGTTCGTGGGCGATGACGGCCTCGATCGCCTCGTAGTAGGCCTCGTCGCCGACGCCGCGTTTCGCGTAGCTGGTGATCGACTCGTGAGCGTCGAGGGCGGCCGAGACGTCGTCGTGGGTCGACAGCGGGTTACAGCCCGTGACGGCGACGTCTGCACCGCCGTCGGCCAGCGTCTCGACCAGGATCGCCGTCTTCGCCTCGACGTGCATCGCCATCCCGATCGTCTCGCCCTCGAGGGGCTTTTCCTCTCGAAACTCCTCGCGGACCCGTTCCATGATGGGCATGTGCTGGGCCGCCCACTCCATCTTGCGTCGGCCCTCTGCTCGAGCCGACGCCACGTCGTCTAGGTGTTCGCTGATCGGCGGATACGCACTCATAGCTCGAACGAG contains:
- a CDS encoding adenosylhomocysteinase; translated protein: MSAYPPISEHLDDVASARAEGRRKMEWAAQHMPIMERVREEFREEKPLEGETIGMAMHVEAKTAILVETLADGGADVAVTGCNPLSTHDDVSAALDAHESITSYAKRGVGDEAYYEAIEAVIAHEPTITVDDGMDLVAAIHEDHPELIDGIVGGAEETTTGVHRLRAMDEDGALEYPVFAVNDTPMKRLFDNVHGTGESSLASIAMTTNLSWAGKDVVVAGFGYCGKGVARKAAGQNANVIVTEVEPRRALEAHMEGYDVMPMAEAAEMGDVFLTTTGNRDVIVEEHFEKMDDGVVLANAGHFDIEIDLEALAELAVDRYEAREGVDAYELEDGRRLNVVAEGRLVNLAAPVSLGHPVEVMDQSFGVQAVCVRELLECAHAETYEPGVHDVPDELDREIAEIKLAAEGVEYDSLTESQREYMDSWDHGT